In the genome of Bradyrhizobium arachidis, one region contains:
- a CDS encoding NifU family protein — translation MPAQPEQLRQSSPIATGRERRIRGAIEEIRPNLRRDDRDCHLIGINRSRVMVRLSAARTLCKLSSVTLKGIQARLVDKRDELGRLIPVVAAGEVAD, via the coding sequence ATGCCGGCCCAACCGGAACAACTGAGGCAATCGTCGCCCATTGCGACAGGCCGAGAGCGCCGCATTCGCGGCGCTATCGAAGAGATCCGACCCAATCTGAGACGCGATGATCGCGACTGTCACCTGATCGGGATCAATCGCAGTAGGGTCATGGTCAGGCTGTCCGCTGCCCGCACGTTGTGTAAGCTTTCGAGCGTGACGCTGAAAGGTATTCAGGCGCGGCTTGTCGATAAACGCGACGAATTGGGTCGCCTGATCCCCGTCGTGGCTGCAGGCGAGGTGGCGGATTGA
- the nifS gene encoding cysteine desulfurase NifS translates to MSENPMLIYLDNNATTRTDPSVVQAMLPFFTEKFGNASSTHAFGSEVAVAVRQARRSLRIMLGNACDHEIVFTSGGTEANNAAILSALATHEDRDEIVTTAVEHSAILALTEQLETRGVKTHIVPVDSRGRLDIEAFRGAVGPRTAIASVMWANNETGTMFPVEFLAGLAREAGALFHTDAVQAIGKVCVNLRDSAIDMLSLSGHKLHGPKGTGALYLRRGTKFRPLICGGSQERGRRGGTENIPGIVGLGKAAELAAERLEPERVRIGALRDRLEQGILKSGECVVLGDTGNRLANTTNIAFDNLEGEAIAHHLDRAGIAVSLGSACNSGSIQPSHVLRAMQVPHWRMHGVVRFSLSRETSVAEVDEVVCAVSDIVARLRATSPVAVRE, encoded by the coding sequence TTGAGCGAAAATCCAATGCTGATTTACCTCGATAACAATGCAACGACTCGGACCGATCCATCCGTCGTGCAAGCCATGTTGCCGTTTTTCACCGAGAAGTTCGGAAATGCATCGTCCACGCATGCGTTTGGCAGCGAGGTCGCAGTTGCTGTGAGGCAGGCCCGGCGTAGCTTGCGTATCATGCTAGGGAACGCATGCGATCATGAGATCGTTTTTACCTCGGGAGGGACCGAGGCTAATAATGCCGCGATCCTCTCTGCGCTTGCGACACACGAAGACCGCGACGAGATTGTCACCACGGCAGTAGAGCACTCCGCCATTCTTGCGCTAACCGAGCAATTGGAGACAAGAGGAGTCAAGACGCACATCGTGCCCGTAGATTCCCGCGGCCGGCTCGACATCGAGGCGTTTCGCGGCGCAGTCGGGCCACGCACAGCGATTGCCTCCGTTATGTGGGCCAACAACGAGACCGGAACGATGTTTCCCGTGGAGTTTCTGGCCGGGTTGGCCCGGGAGGCCGGCGCGCTGTTTCACACTGATGCGGTCCAGGCCATCGGTAAGGTGTGCGTGAACCTGAGGGACAGTGCGATCGACATGCTGTCGCTATCCGGGCACAAACTGCACGGCCCCAAGGGGACCGGCGCGCTATATCTGCGCAGAGGAACAAAATTCCGGCCGCTGATCTGCGGCGGATCACAGGAACGAGGGCGCCGAGGCGGGACTGAGAATATTCCCGGCATTGTCGGCCTGGGAAAAGCCGCCGAGCTTGCGGCGGAGCGGCTTGAACCCGAACGCGTTCGCATTGGCGCTTTGCGCGACCGTCTTGAACAGGGAATCTTGAAGAGTGGCGAGTGCGTTGTGCTCGGCGACACCGGCAATCGGTTAGCGAACACGACCAATATTGCCTTCGACAATCTCGAAGGCGAAGCCATCGCCCACCATCTCGATCGGGCAGGCATCGCTGTGTCGCTCGGATCCGCCTGCAACTCCGGCTCCATTCAGCCATCGCATGTTCTGCGTGCCATGCAGGTGCCGCACTGGCGGATGCACGGCGTCGTGCGCTTTTCCCTGTCGCGTGAAACCTCTGTCGCGGAGGTCGATGAGGTCGTGTGCGCAGTGTCCGACATCGTGGCTCGCCTGCGCGCCACCTCCCCCGTCGCAGTCAGGGAGTAG
- a CDS encoding iron-sulfur cluster assembly accessory protein: MINLTHSAVNAIKSAISSSTHPTGGLRVMIEPGGCNGFKYKMGLVEEPNPDDAVIECDGLKVFVDNKSREHLIGTTIDFVMALEGSGFTFHNPNATANCSCGKSFG, translated from the coding sequence GTGATCAACCTGACGCACAGCGCAGTGAACGCAATCAAGAGCGCGATTTCATCGTCGACGCACCCGACCGGCGGTCTGCGCGTCATGATCGAACCGGGCGGCTGCAATGGATTCAAATACAAGATGGGTCTGGTCGAAGAGCCGAATCCTGACGACGCCGTGATCGAATGCGATGGGCTGAAGGTGTTCGTCGATAACAAGAGCCGTGAGCATCTGATCGGGACGACCATCGATTTCGTAATGGCACTGGAGGGTTCTGGCTTTACGTTTCACAACCCGAACGCCACCGCGAACTGCTCGTGCGGAAAATCGTTTGGCTGA
- a CDS encoding Rieske (2Fe-2S) protein: MKPNPVYAICSFNDIPSRQAMGFHLMAVDDRGNHRPWSIVVVRWGKKVLGYTNKCPHNGVNLDWVRNEFLDPYGIRLMCGKHGSTFELGTGRCVEGPCQGRALTPIALAVLDGDICVAGVHLVEEDASANN; encoded by the coding sequence ATGAAGCCAAATCCCGTCTACGCGATCTGCAGCTTTAACGACATTCCGAGCCGCCAAGCTATGGGATTCCATCTTATGGCCGTGGATGATCGCGGAAATCACCGGCCGTGGTCCATCGTTGTGGTGCGCTGGGGCAAAAAGGTGCTTGGCTACACCAATAAATGCCCGCACAACGGCGTCAATTTGGACTGGGTGCGAAACGAATTCCTCGATCCATACGGTATCAGGCTGATGTGTGGCAAGCATGGTTCGACCTTCGAACTTGGCACCGGCCGGTGCGTCGAAGGTCCATGTCAAGGTAGGGCGCTCACCCCGATCGCCTTGGCAGTTCTGGATGGTGATATCTGCGTCGCTGGTGTTCATCTTGTCGAAGAGGATGCATCGGCCAACAACTGA
- the nifT gene encoding putative nitrogen fixation protein NifT, with the protein MKIMIRRSPDAGLSIYVPKKDLEEPIVESEYETLWGGWIKVANGWVLDLPEMPSGTPLPITINAKKRGGKGDDP; encoded by the coding sequence GTGAAAATCATGATCCGCCGGTCTCCGGACGCGGGCCTGTCGATCTACGTGCCAAAAAAGGATCTCGAAGAGCCAATCGTTGAATCGGAGTACGAGACGCTATGGGGCGGCTGGATCAAAGTAGCTAATGGCTGGGTGCTTGATCTGCCTGAGATGCCGAGCGGCACACCGTTACCGATCACAATTAACGCTAAAAAACGGGGCGGGAAGGGGGACGATCCGTGA
- a CDS encoding SIR2 family protein, producing the protein MAACSRPTTSLFPTHTCRGVDRNRHSDTNSGHHQGKAHTGQTFFFIGCRFNDQPLRRYARQIIKRSADTHYAIVDPGRALSQRASRARPYTACDRAPLRG; encoded by the coding sequence ATGGCAGCGTGCAGCCGGCCAACAACTTCCTTATTTCCGACGCACACATGTCGAGGCGTTGACCGAAATCGACATTCAGACACCAATTCCGGACATCATCAAGGAAAGGCGCACACCGGACAGACCTTTTTCTTCATCGGCTGTCGCTTCAACGATCAGCCCTTGCGTAGGTATGCCCGGCAGATCATCAAGCGCTCGGCCGACACCCACTATGCGATCGTGGATCCCGGACGCGCTCTCTCGCAACGAGCTTCTCGAGCAAGGCCTTACACCGCTTGCGACCGGGCTCCCTTGCGCGGTTGA